A window of the Synechococcus sp. M16.1 genome harbors these coding sequences:
- a CDS encoding F0F1 ATP synthase subunit B, which produces MTLNLNPLETNLVNLVIVISLLVWFLRGFLGGILERRRAAILQELQDAESRLKTATENLSQAQAELAAAQQKAEKIRADGQARAAGIRAEGEKRTVSVMAAIKAGADADAEADAARIKDSLRREAALAAIDKALAELPARLDASAQAKLIDSTIKNLENA; this is translated from the coding sequence ATGACCCTCAATCTCAATCCGCTCGAAACCAATCTGGTCAACCTGGTCATTGTGATCAGTCTCCTGGTTTGGTTCCTGCGCGGTTTCCTGGGAGGAATCCTGGAACGCCGCCGCGCCGCCATCCTTCAGGAATTGCAGGACGCAGAGTCCCGCCTGAAGACCGCCACCGAAAACCTGAGCCAGGCTCAGGCCGAGTTGGCTGCTGCCCAGCAGAAAGCCGAGAAGATTCGTGCTGATGGTCAGGCCCGCGCCGCAGGCATTCGTGCCGAAGGCGAGAAGCGCACCGTCTCCGTGATGGCTGCGATCAAGGCCGGTGCTGATGCCGATGCCGAGGCCGATGCTGCTCGGATCAAGGACAGCCTCCGTCGTGAGGCTGCCCTGGCTGCAATCGACAAGGCCCTCGCCGAACTTCCGGCTCGTCTTGATGCCAGTGCTCAGGCCAAGTTGATTGATTCCACTATCAAAAATCTGGAGAACGCCTGA
- a CDS encoding F0F1 ATP synthase subunit gamma codes for MANLKEIRDRIKSVKNTRKITEAMRLVAAAKVRRAQEQVLRSRPFADRLARILENLQSRMGFDDAASPLMQQRNVETITLVAVTGDRGLCGGYNANIIKRTEQRFAELKGKGFDVKLLLIGTKAIGYFTRRDYPIQATFSGLEQVPTADEANTISTDLLAEFLAESTDRVELIFTKFINLVSCKPVVQTLLPLDPQDIADPEDEIFRLTTKDGLLTVEPGAGPANTEPKIPSDIVFEQTPEQLLNALLPLYLQNQLLRSLQESAASELASRMTAMNNASDNAKELAKTLTLDYNKARQAAITQEILEVAGGAAAVG; via the coding sequence ATGGCGAATCTCAAGGAAATCCGAGACCGAATTAAGTCGGTCAAAAACACGCGCAAGATCACCGAGGCCATGCGCCTGGTGGCTGCGGCCAAGGTGCGCCGCGCCCAGGAGCAAGTGCTCCGCAGCCGTCCCTTTGCGGATCGGCTGGCACGGATCCTGGAAAACCTCCAGTCCCGCATGGGTTTCGATGATGCGGCATCTCCCCTGATGCAGCAGCGCAATGTGGAGACCATCACCCTGGTGGCGGTCACCGGCGATCGCGGCCTGTGTGGTGGCTACAACGCCAACATCATCAAGCGCACGGAACAGCGTTTCGCTGAGCTGAAGGGCAAAGGCTTCGACGTGAAGCTGCTGCTGATCGGCACCAAAGCCATCGGCTACTTCACCCGTCGGGACTACCCGATCCAGGCCACCTTCTCCGGTCTGGAACAGGTGCCCACCGCTGATGAGGCCAACACGATCTCCACGGATCTGCTGGCTGAGTTCCTGGCCGAAAGCACCGACCGTGTCGAGTTGATCTTCACCAAGTTCATCAACCTGGTGAGCTGCAAGCCCGTGGTTCAGACCCTCCTCCCCTTGGATCCTCAGGACATCGCTGATCCTGAGGATGAGATCTTCCGTCTCACCACCAAGGACGGCCTTCTCACAGTGGAGCCTGGTGCAGGCCCTGCCAACACCGAGCCGAAGATCCCTTCGGACATCGTGTTTGAGCAGACTCCTGAGCAGCTGCTCAATGCGCTTCTCCCCCTGTATCTGCAGAACCAGTTGCTGCGTTCCCTGCAGGAATCGGCTGCCTCCGAGCTGGCCAGTCGGATGACGGCCATGAACAACGCCAGCGACAACGCCAAGGAGTTGGCCAAGACCCTCACCCTTGACTACAACAAGGCCCGTCAGGCTGCGATTACCCAGGAGATCCTGGAAGTTGCAGGTGGTGCTGCCGCTGTTGGCTAA
- a CDS encoding F0F1 ATP synthase subunit B': protein MTWLLLAEAGVPEGGLFDLDATLPLMAVQVVLLTFLLNVLFFRPVGKVVEDREGYISTSRADAKQKLAQVERLEADLAEQLKGARQAAQAVIVEAEQEVDRLYREALAQAEAEANRTKEESRRAIEAERESARTQLKGQVDQLSTTIINRLLAA from the coding sequence ATGACCTGGCTTCTGCTCGCTGAAGCAGGTGTTCCGGAGGGAGGTCTTTTTGACCTCGATGCCACCCTTCCGCTGATGGCGGTTCAGGTGGTTCTCCTCACCTTCCTGCTCAATGTCCTCTTCTTCCGTCCGGTCGGCAAGGTCGTGGAAGATCGTGAGGGCTACATCTCCACCAGTCGCGCTGATGCCAAGCAGAAGCTTGCTCAGGTTGAACGCCTGGAAGCTGATCTGGCTGAACAGCTGAAAGGTGCCCGCCAGGCCGCTCAGGCCGTGATCGTTGAGGCGGAACAAGAAGTTGATCGGCTTTACCGCGAAGCACTGGCTCAGGCGGAAGCTGAAGCCAACCGCACCAAAGAGGAAAGCCGTCGTGCCATCGAGGCCGAGCGTGAGTCCGCCCGAACCCAACTCAAGGGCCAGGTGGATCAGCTGAGCACCACGATCATCAACCGTTTGCTGGCCGCGTGA
- the atpB gene encoding F0F1 ATP synthase subunit A: MALLPLPLPFAELEVGHHLYWQIGDLYLHGQVFLSSWILIGILLAVVLVGTRGMKRDPIGLQNLLEFLWNFIRDIARDNIGEKYYRDWLPFIGTLFLFIFVSNWGGALIPWKIFELPEGELGAPTADINTTVAMALLVSLAYFYAGLSRKGLRFFELYVEPTPIMLPFKIIEEFTKPLSLSFRLFGNILADELAVGVLVYLVPLIVPLPVMLLGLFTSAIQALIFATLASFYIGEGLHEAH; this comes from the coding sequence ATGGCTTTGTTGCCCTTACCACTCCCGTTCGCTGAACTGGAAGTGGGTCATCACCTGTACTGGCAGATCGGCGATCTGTATCTGCATGGTCAGGTGTTCCTGAGCTCCTGGATCCTGATCGGCATCCTCCTGGCTGTGGTGCTTGTCGGCACCCGCGGGATGAAGCGTGACCCGATCGGTCTGCAGAACCTGCTCGAATTCCTCTGGAATTTCATCCGCGATATCGCCCGCGACAACATCGGCGAGAAGTACTACCGCGACTGGCTGCCGTTCATCGGCACCCTGTTCTTGTTCATCTTCGTGAGCAACTGGGGCGGAGCCCTGATCCCCTGGAAGATCTTCGAACTCCCTGAGGGTGAGCTCGGCGCTCCCACCGCAGACATCAACACCACCGTGGCGATGGCTCTGCTGGTGTCACTGGCGTACTTCTATGCCGGCCTGAGCCGTAAAGGTCTGCGCTTCTTCGAGCTGTACGTGGAGCCGACCCCGATCATGCTCCCGTTCAAGATCATCGAGGAATTCACCAAGCCTCTCTCCCTCTCCTTCCGTCTGTTCGGAAACATCCTTGCCGACGAATTGGCTGTGGGCGTGCTGGTGTACCTGGTTCCGCTGATCGTGCCCCTGCCTGTGATGCTTCTGGGTCTGTTCACCAGTGCCATTCAGGCTCTGATCTTCGCGACCCTGGCGTCCTTCTACATCGGTGAAGGCCTCCACGAGGCCCACTAA
- a CDS encoding TIGR02466 family protein encodes MGVLQLHQLFPTVVATTQLPLDPLQQASCMQALLELRGQAEGNPNEGCAWTGDLHGVWQLHQQQPFQALAQLVVEQAWSYLDSLGFERSQVALHLQRCWPVISDWDQAVGRHHHPNAHLSAVLYLTGNGSGEEGVLRLHASHQLNELVAGLAVGYGGPIAEGHPFNQAHWDLAPRPGLLVLFPSSLHHSVLPNDAPDELRCSISFDFVLTAPVQGGSPEYLAPHPRHWDSLDEPIA; translated from the coding sequence GTGGGCGTGCTTCAGCTTCATCAGCTCTTCCCCACCGTGGTGGCAACGACGCAACTTCCTCTCGACCCTCTGCAGCAGGCGTCCTGCATGCAGGCTCTGCTTGAGCTTCGCGGCCAGGCCGAGGGCAACCCCAATGAAGGCTGCGCCTGGACGGGGGACCTGCATGGGGTGTGGCAGCTGCATCAACAGCAGCCCTTTCAGGCTTTGGCTCAGCTGGTGGTTGAGCAGGCCTGGAGTTATCTCGATTCGCTTGGGTTTGAGCGAAGTCAAGTGGCTCTGCACCTGCAGCGTTGCTGGCCGGTGATCAGTGATTGGGATCAAGCGGTTGGCCGCCACCATCACCCCAATGCCCATCTCAGTGCTGTTCTGTACCTCACGGGTAACGGCTCGGGAGAAGAAGGCGTGTTGCGGCTGCATGCGTCCCATCAACTCAATGAGTTGGTGGCGGGTTTGGCGGTGGGTTACGGCGGCCCGATTGCTGAAGGCCACCCGTTCAATCAGGCCCACTGGGATCTGGCCCCACGCCCCGGTTTGCTGGTGCTGTTTCCGTCGAGCCTGCACCACAGCGTTCTGCCCAACGACGCACCAGACGAGCTGCGCTGTTCCATCAGTTTTGATTTCGTGCTGACAGCACCCGTGCAGGGTGGTTCGCCGGAATATCTGGCGCCCCACCCCCGCCACTGGGACTCGCTGGACGAGCCCATTGCCTGA
- a CDS encoding DUF3326 domain-containing protein, whose product MLVPTGIGCDIGGFAGDALPSARLLAAASGCLITHPNVMNGASLYWSDSRVLYVEGYGLDRFAVGDWALRPVRRQRIGLLLDAGIEPELAQRQIQVAEGCRASLGLEIGPVVSTDAPLEVTLECGASGASWGRLGRPDALLRAGERLKQAGATAIAVVARFPEDPESDALAAYRQGSGVDGLAGAEAVISHLLVQHLQIPCAHAPALDPLPLDPQLDPRAAGEELGYTFLACVLVGLSRAPDLVSAPRQPGDLDAAQLGAVVAPAGALGGEAVLACLERNVPLITVENSAVLSVTADALGLSQGVLQASSYSEAAGLVLALREGLSPASLGRPLPALQRLD is encoded by the coding sequence ATGCTGGTGCCCACGGGCATCGGTTGCGACATCGGTGGCTTTGCCGGTGACGCCCTGCCGTCTGCACGCTTGCTTGCTGCAGCGAGCGGCTGCCTGATCACCCATCCCAATGTGATGAACGGGGCTTCGCTGTATTGGAGCGATTCCCGCGTGCTCTACGTAGAGGGCTATGGCCTCGATCGGTTTGCCGTGGGTGACTGGGCCCTGCGGCCGGTGCGAAGGCAACGGATCGGCTTGCTGCTGGATGCCGGCATCGAGCCAGAGCTGGCCCAGCGCCAGATTCAGGTGGCTGAGGGCTGCCGAGCCAGCCTGGGTTTGGAGATCGGCCCGGTGGTTTCAACGGATGCGCCGCTTGAGGTGACGCTTGAGTGTGGTGCCAGTGGCGCCAGCTGGGGGCGATTGGGGCGTCCTGATGCCTTGTTGCGGGCCGGTGAACGCTTGAAGCAGGCCGGGGCGACGGCGATTGCGGTGGTGGCCCGCTTCCCGGAGGATCCGGAGAGTGACGCGTTGGCGGCGTATCGCCAGGGCAGTGGCGTGGATGGTCTGGCCGGTGCTGAAGCAGTGATCAGCCACCTGCTGGTGCAGCACCTGCAGATTCCCTGTGCCCACGCTCCGGCCTTGGACCCCTTACCCCTGGATCCGCAACTGGATCCAAGGGCGGCAGGTGAGGAGCTCGGTTACACCTTCCTGGCCTGCGTGCTGGTGGGGCTGAGCCGGGCGCCGGATCTGGTGAGCGCCCCCCGGCAGCCTGGCGATCTTGATGCGGCGCAATTGGGGGCGGTTGTGGCGCCCGCAGGCGCACTGGGGGGTGAAGCGGTGCTGGCTTGTCTGGAACGGAATGTTCCGCTGATCACAGTGGAGAACTCCGCGGTGCTGTCGGTCACGGCCGATGCCCTTGGCTTGAGCCAGGGCGTTCTTCAGGCCAGCAGTTACAGCGAGGCAGCAGGGTTGGTGCTGGCGCTGCGGGAGGGATTGAGTCCGGCGTCCCTGGGCCGGCCACTACCAGCGCTGCAACGGTTGGATTGA
- a CDS encoding 2Fe-2S iron-sulfur cluster-binding protein has protein sequence MSDVATYTVRAEFEGETHSFPCRADQTVLNAAEAAGITLPSSCCSGVCTTCAAVISEGSVEQPDAMGVKGELQQQGYSLLCVAFPRADLTLKAGQEDALYEAQFGQYQK, from the coding sequence ATGTCCGACGTGGCCACCTACACCGTCCGCGCCGAGTTCGAAGGCGAAACCCACAGCTTTCCCTGCCGCGCTGACCAGACGGTGCTGAATGCTGCTGAGGCCGCTGGCATCACCCTCCCCAGCTCCTGCTGCTCCGGGGTATGCACCACTTGTGCTGCGGTGATCAGCGAGGGCAGTGTTGAGCAGCCCGATGCCATGGGCGTGAAGGGTGAGCTTCAGCAGCAGGGCTACAGCCTGCTCTGTGTTGCTTTCCCGCGGGCTGATCTCACCCTCAAGGCGGGGCAAGAGGATGCGCTCTATGAAGCCCAGTTCGGTCAATACCAGAAGTGA
- a CDS encoding class I SAM-dependent methyltransferase has translation MTHPKPSDAATPVVSAFYDRFPFPGDPLQDGPPPGYNWRWCHRSVLAAVHGSIPAGMEAPRILDAGCGTGVSTDYLCHLNPGADVLGVDISDGALAVARERCQRSGAPEQVTSLRQERRSLLDLADEGAFDYINSVGVLHHLDQPEAGLRSLADRLAPSGLLHLFLYADAGRWEIHRTQKALSLLNAGTGSEGLHLGRELFETLPEGNRLARHHRERWAVDCAPDANFADMYLHPQETSYNLERLFAFIETAGLHFAGFSNPEVWDPSRLLQGELLERAQALPPRQQWELVEQLDPDISHFEFFLSAAPVERACWSDEALGLARGLVQPCLWGEPDPILGRNMEPIQLTDADRSLLRTVAEQPQQRLGALASPDQIRDLVDRQLLLLQE, from the coding sequence ATGACCCACCCCAAGCCCAGTGATGCTGCGACTCCCGTGGTGAGTGCGTTTTATGACCGCTTCCCCTTCCCGGGGGATCCACTGCAGGACGGCCCCCCACCTGGATACAACTGGCGTTGGTGTCATCGCAGCGTTCTGGCCGCTGTGCACGGCTCGATCCCTGCAGGGATGGAGGCGCCGCGGATCCTCGATGCCGGTTGCGGAACCGGGGTGAGCACCGATTACCTCTGCCATCTCAATCCGGGTGCTGACGTGCTCGGGGTGGACATCAGTGATGGGGCTCTGGCGGTGGCGCGGGAAAGGTGCCAGCGCTCCGGGGCGCCTGAGCAAGTGACCTCCCTGCGTCAGGAGCGGCGCAGTCTTCTTGATCTGGCCGACGAAGGGGCCTTCGACTACATCAACTCGGTGGGGGTGTTGCATCACCTGGATCAGCCGGAAGCGGGGCTGCGCTCCCTGGCGGATCGCCTGGCTCCGTCGGGTCTGCTGCATCTCTTCCTTTATGCCGATGCCGGTCGCTGGGAGATCCACCGCACCCAGAAAGCGCTGAGTCTTCTGAATGCCGGCACAGGCTCGGAGGGCCTGCATCTGGGGCGGGAGCTGTTCGAGACCCTGCCTGAGGGCAACCGCCTTGCCCGTCATCACCGGGAACGCTGGGCCGTGGATTGCGCACCTGACGCAAATTTCGCGGACATGTACCTGCACCCGCAGGAAACCAGTTACAACCTCGAGCGTCTTTTCGCGTTCATCGAAACGGCGGGTCTGCATTTCGCCGGCTTCTCCAATCCGGAGGTTTGGGATCCATCCCGCCTTCTGCAGGGAGAACTGCTTGAGCGAGCCCAGGCCTTGCCACCGCGTCAGCAGTGGGAGCTTGTGGAGCAGCTGGATCCCGACATCAGCCACTTCGAGTTCTTTCTCTCTGCGGCACCAGTGGAGCGAGCTTGCTGGAGTGATGAGGCCCTGGGCCTCGCCAGGGGTTTGGTTCAGCCCTGCCTCTGGGGAGAACCCGATCCGATTCTTGGTCGCAACATGGAGCCCATTCAGCTCACGGATGCCGACCGCTCCCTGCTGCGGACTGTCGCTGAGCAGCCGCAACAGAGGCTGGGGGCCCTTGCGTCTCCCGATCAGATCCGCGATCTTGTGGATCGCCAGCTGCTGCTGTTGCAGGAATAA
- the atpH gene encoding ATP synthase F1 subunit delta, with translation MPLLNSLATPYAEALLQVTEARGESETVADQCKQLLAIWNDSEDFRDAMVSPVLEPDAKKQALKALVGEDVTPSVFNLLKVLADRQRLIAFDAVMLRYLELYREQQGITLAQVRSAQSLTEDQQAALSKKVQAMAGTKKVDIDLSVDPSLIGGFVVSLGSQVIDASLSGQVRRLGLALAKAS, from the coding sequence ATGCCTCTCCTCAACTCCCTGGCTACCCCCTACGCCGAAGCATTGCTTCAGGTCACTGAGGCGCGTGGCGAGTCTGAAACCGTTGCCGATCAATGCAAGCAACTGCTTGCGATCTGGAACGACTCCGAAGACTTCCGCGACGCCATGGTTTCCCCGGTGCTTGAGCCGGACGCCAAGAAGCAAGCTCTCAAGGCGCTTGTGGGTGAGGATGTCACTCCTTCAGTTTTCAATTTGCTGAAGGTGCTGGCTGACCGTCAACGCCTCATTGCTTTCGATGCGGTGATGCTTCGCTACCTCGAGCTTTATCGGGAACAGCAGGGCATCACGCTGGCCCAGGTCCGTTCTGCTCAAAGCCTCACTGAGGATCAACAGGCGGCACTGTCTAAAAAGGTGCAGGCCATGGCCGGCACCAAAAAGGTCGACATCGACCTCAGTGTGGATCCGTCCCTAATCGGCGGTTTCGTCGTGAGTCTCGGATCTCAGGTGATCGACGCCAGCCTGTCTGGCCAGGTTCGTCGCCTCGGTCTGGCACTCGCCAAGGCGAGCTGA
- the atpE gene encoding ATP synthase F0 subunit C, giving the protein MDSITSAASVVAAGLAVGLAAIGPGIGQGTASGGAVEGIARQPEAEGKIRGTLLLSLAFMESLTIYGLVVALVLLFANPFAG; this is encoded by the coding sequence ATGGATTCCATCACCTCCGCCGCTTCCGTTGTGGCTGCTGGCCTGGCAGTCGGCCTCGCCGCCATCGGCCCTGGTATCGGTCAGGGCACCGCGTCCGGCGGCGCTGTTGAGGGCATCGCCCGTCAGCCCGAAGCCGAAGGCAAGATCCGCGGCACCCTGCTGCTGTCCCTGGCATTCATGGAATCGCTGACCATCTACGGCCTGGTGGTGGCTCTGGTGCTTCTGTTCGCCAACCCCTTCGCCGGCTGA
- the atpA gene encoding F0F1 ATP synthase subunit alpha, giving the protein MVSIRPDEISAILKKQIEDYDKSVSVSNVGTVLTVGDGIARVYGLQQAMAGELIEFEDGTEGIALNLEDDNVGAVLMGEGYGIQEGSTVKATGKIAAVPVGEAMLGRVVNSLGRAIDGKGEIATSETRLIESMAPGIIQRKSVHEPMQTGITAIDAMIPVGRGQRELIIGDRQTGKTAIAIDTILNQADQDMICVYVAVGQKAASVANVVEVLRERGALDYTVIVAANASEPAALQYLAPYTGATIAEYFMYKGKATLVIYDDLSKQAAAYRQMSLLLRRPPGREAYPGDVFYCHSRLLERAAKLSDAMGKGSMTALPIIETQAGDVSAYIPTNVISITDGQIFLSSDLFNSGLRPAINVGISVSRVGGAAQTKAIKKIAGTLKLELAQFDELAAFSQFASDLDASTQQQLERGKRLRELLKQPQFSPLILAEQVAIVYAGVKGLIDDVPVDKVVDFSRELREYLKSNKAEFITEIQEKKVMSPEAEAILKDAITEVVSTMVASAA; this is encoded by the coding sequence ATGGTTTCCATCCGTCCCGACGAGATCAGCGCCATCCTCAAGAAGCAGATTGAGGACTACGACAAGTCGGTTTCCGTCAGCAATGTCGGCACCGTTCTGACCGTGGGCGACGGCATCGCCCGCGTTTACGGCCTGCAGCAAGCCATGGCCGGCGAACTCATTGAATTTGAGGACGGCACTGAAGGCATCGCCCTGAACCTCGAAGACGACAACGTCGGCGCGGTGCTGATGGGTGAGGGCTACGGCATTCAGGAAGGCAGCACGGTGAAGGCCACCGGCAAGATCGCCGCTGTGCCCGTGGGTGAAGCCATGTTGGGCCGGGTAGTGAACTCCCTGGGCCGTGCCATCGACGGCAAGGGCGAAATCGCCACCAGCGAGACGCGCCTGATCGAATCCATGGCGCCCGGCATCATTCAGCGCAAGTCGGTGCATGAGCCGATGCAGACCGGCATCACCGCCATCGACGCGATGATTCCCGTCGGCCGTGGCCAGCGCGAGCTGATTATTGGTGACCGCCAGACCGGCAAGACCGCCATCGCGATCGACACGATCCTGAACCAGGCGGATCAGGACATGATCTGCGTCTACGTCGCCGTGGGTCAGAAGGCTGCTTCCGTGGCCAACGTCGTTGAAGTGCTGCGTGAGCGCGGCGCCCTCGACTACACCGTGATTGTGGCGGCCAACGCTTCCGAGCCCGCTGCGTTGCAGTACCTGGCCCCCTACACCGGTGCCACCATCGCCGAGTACTTCATGTACAAGGGCAAGGCCACCCTGGTGATCTACGACGATCTCTCCAAGCAGGCTGCTGCTTACCGCCAGATGTCGCTCCTGCTGCGTCGTCCGCCCGGTCGTGAGGCCTACCCCGGCGACGTCTTCTACTGCCACAGCCGTCTCCTCGAGCGTGCAGCCAAGTTGTCTGACGCCATGGGCAAGGGTTCCATGACTGCCCTTCCGATCATCGAGACCCAGGCCGGTGACGTTTCGGCTTATATCCCCACCAACGTGATTTCGATCACGGATGGTCAGATCTTCCTCAGCTCCGACCTGTTCAACTCCGGTCTGCGTCCTGCGATCAACGTGGGTATCTCCGTGAGCCGGGTGGGTGGTGCTGCCCAGACCAAGGCCATCAAGAAGATTGCCGGCACCCTCAAGCTGGAGCTGGCCCAGTTCGACGAACTGGCCGCCTTCTCCCAGTTCGCTTCTGACCTGGACGCCTCCACCCAACAGCAGCTGGAGCGTGGCAAGCGCCTGCGTGAGCTGCTTAAACAGCCTCAGTTCAGCCCCCTGATCCTGGCTGAGCAGGTTGCCATCGTTTACGCCGGTGTGAAGGGCCTGATCGACGACGTCCCTGTCGACAAGGTTGTTGATTTCTCCCGCGAACTGCGTGAGTACCTCAAGTCCAACAAGGCTGAGTTCATCACCGAAATCCAGGAAAAGAAAGTGATGAGCCCTGAGGCTGAGGCGATCCTCAAGGACGCCATCACCGAAGTCGTGTCCACCATGGTCGCCTCCGCGGCCTGA